The genome window TACATTCCAACTATGAAGATTGAGAAATAAAATATTGCGATGGCACTTAATTGAAGAGCGATAATTCCGTCCCCCTAAGAATGCGTACCAATTTGAATGGTTGTGCAAATAGAACAAGTGAAAAATTTAAAAAATCAATTTATATAAGATAATCAGTATATTATTTAATTTTTAAATTTTCCCCTACATTTAGAAACTTAGTAATTTGCATTATATTGATAGTATTGGGTTTTTTTATGATAAACTCAAAGCGTTGACAGAAATATTATGCAACTTAAATTTTGCCAATGAAATATATATTAATTTATATCATCACTATCGCAGCCTCATTTTTCATAACTTGTGGAAATCCAGAGTCCGAATTGGATGAGACACTTCCAAATGAGGTTGATTCAAGAGTTGAATTGTATTTTGAAGAAGATTACTTATCAAGTCGAAACTCTTTCTTAATCTCTGCTCGAAAAATTAAGAATAAATTTCCTGATTGTAAAATTTCTTCCATTGTGATTCCAACGAAGGATGATATAAATTTTAATTATACTATTGATTATCTTTACATTCCCGCCAGACTAAAAAACGAGAAAACTTTAATACTATCTTCGGGAATTCATGGAGCGGAAGCGTTTGTTGGTGCTGCAATGCAGAGGCATTTTCTAGAAGAAATTTACCCTGCTTATGTCGATTCTAAGAACACTGGAATTCTTATCATACATTCCATTAATCCTTGGGGCTTTCATAATGTTCGCCGTGGAACAGAGAATAATGTTGATCTCAATAGAAACTTTGGCAATTCAACATCACTTTTCAAAACTAAAAATGATGGGTATCCACTTCTCTACGACCTTTTGAATCCAGATGGAAAAGCAAATACAAGAAGTATAGCCAATATATTTTTTCCCATTCGAGCCATTTATAATATACTAATGAAAGGAATGGCAACTCTCAGACAGTCCATACTACAAGGTCAGTATGAATTTCCACGCGGAATCTATTTTGGTGGACAGGATTTTGAACCCTTACGTAAACCTTTAGATAAACTTATTATTGAATCAATTGGAAATTCCAATAAAGTATTATTTATCGACTTACATACAGGATACGGAGAACGGGGGGTATTGCATTTGTTTCCTAGTGATCCCAAAGATGTTACTGTTAAGGAAGAAACAGAAAAAATCTTTCAGGGATATCAGATTGATTGGGCATCCAATGAAGATTTCTATTCGGTAACTGGAGAACTATCAACTCATATATGCGAACTCATTCCTAATATAAAAATTTGTGTTCCTATGGTATTTGAATACGGAACTCTAAATTCACATACAACCTCTGGTGCAATTGAATCAATTCATCGAACTATATTGGAAAATCAAGGCTATTGGAATGGATATGAAGACGAAGAAGAGAAATTATCAATTCAA of Leptospira sp. GIMC2001 contains these proteins:
- a CDS encoding M14 family metallopeptidase; the encoded protein is MKYILIYIITIAASFFITCGNPESELDETLPNEVDSRVELYFEEDYLSSRNSFLISARKIKNKFPDCKISSIVIPTKDDINFNYTIDYLYIPARLKNEKTLILSSGIHGAEAFVGAAMQRHFLEEIYPAYVDSKNTGILIIHSINPWGFHNVRRGTENNVDLNRNFGNSTSLFKTKNDGYPLLYDLLNPDGKANTRSIANIFFPIRAIYNILMKGMATLRQSILQGQYEFPRGIYFGGQDFEPLRKPLDKLIIESIGNSNKVLFIDLHTGYGERGVLHLFPSDPKDVTVKEETEKIFQGYQIDWASNEDFYSVTGELSTHICELIPNIKICVPMVFEYGTLNSHTTSGAIESIHRTILENQGYWNGYEDEEEKLSIQEKYREMFYPSSKRWKTKILLDTEKIWKDLLKEF